One region of bacterium genomic DNA includes:
- a CDS encoding VCBS repeat-containing protein has protein sequence MRRFALALLLAGAAGPAAAQDWVNQSYPWAFVEHHDAAEMIDDTLDSFVYGTQRGFLYFFERDRATGRLQMKRQREVWAPVKEVRIADATGDRRNELIVTTRRGDLFVINIDTLEDIWRTPENYFQSIESFTVAEVDGDGKPEIVLLADARIVIMSGDKESEEFRSAEERKARRVLVADVDADGQPEIVLNTGQVLDARFRQLKWEFERPFGDQMDIFDIDGDGKLEIVGTDPVGDLQIIDGDERRVKFE, from the coding sequence ATGCGCCGCTTCGCTCTCGCCCTGCTGCTCGCCGGCGCCGCCGGCCCGGCCGCCGCCCAGGACTGGGTGAACCAGTCCTATCCCTGGGCCTTCGTCGAGCACCATGACGCCGCCGAGATGATCGACGACACGCTCGACTCCTTCGTCTACGGCACGCAGCGCGGCTTCCTCTACTTCTTCGAGCGCGACCGCGCCACGGGGCGCCTGCAGATGAAGCGGCAGCGCGAGGTCTGGGCGCCGGTGAAGGAAGTGCGCATCGCGGACGCGACGGGCGACCGGCGCAACGAGCTGATCGTCACCACGCGGCGCGGCGACCTCTTCGTGATCAACATCGACACGCTCGAGGACATCTGGCGCACGCCCGAGAACTACTTCCAGTCCATCGAGAGTTTCACGGTGGCCGAGGTGGACGGCGACGGCAAGCCGGAGATCGTGCTGCTTGCCGACGCGCGCATCGTGATCATGTCCGGCGACAAGGAGAGCGAGGAGTTCCGCAGCGCCGAGGAGCGCAAGGCGCGGCGCGTGCTCGTGGCCGATGTCGACGCCGACGGCCAGCCGGAGATCGTGCTCAACACGGGCCAGGTGCTCGACGCGCGCTTCCGTCAGCTGAAGTGGGAGTTCGAGCGGCCCTTCGGCGACCAGATGGACATCTTCGACATCGACGGCGATGGCAAGCTGGAGATCGTCGGCACCGATCCGGTGGGCGACCTGCAGATCATCGACGGCGACGAGCGGCGGGTGAAATTCGAGTAG
- a CDS encoding DUF4912 domain-containing protein translates to MAGRLSDRYSLTTLAVLRVADLRALAREHQLIGASALRKAELITALHRHLVHLDAAAAERGRERAERLPVQAPPPAVAAVPASETTPAAAPPADDPGAMRDPSWYAPPLAERYGIDRLTLMVRDPHWLFCYWELRPELLAAVRAEFPGPSWTVLRILHLDEAEAVYDTWTIDIGGDAVSWYVNTGRPGARFRAELGLTDADGRYRLLVASNTVTAPMDAPSARWDEEWVGVSREVWEQIERMPRPFPGSVAGWDQFRRDLARLGAERVGASERLSAAAPGSAAGKRS, encoded by the coding sequence ATGGCGGGGCGACTGAGCGATCGCTATTCCCTGACGACCCTGGCGGTGCTGCGCGTCGCGGACCTGCGCGCCCTCGCGCGCGAGCACCAGCTCATCGGTGCCAGCGCGCTGCGCAAGGCCGAGCTGATCACCGCGCTCCACCGCCACCTCGTCCACCTGGACGCCGCCGCCGCCGAGCGTGGCCGCGAGCGCGCGGAGCGCCTGCCCGTGCAGGCGCCGCCGCCGGCCGTCGCCGCCGTGCCCGCCAGCGAGACGACCCCGGCCGCCGCGCCGCCGGCCGACGATCCGGGCGCCATGCGCGATCCTTCCTGGTACGCGCCCCCGCTCGCCGAGCGCTACGGCATCGATCGCCTCACGCTGATGGTGCGCGACCCGCACTGGCTCTTCTGCTACTGGGAGCTGCGCCCCGAGCTCCTCGCCGCCGTGCGCGCCGAGTTCCCCGGCCCGAGCTGGACGGTGCTGCGCATCCTCCACCTCGATGAGGCCGAGGCCGTCTACGACACCTGGACCATCGATATCGGCGGCGACGCGGTGAGCTGGTACGTCAACACAGGCCGGCCCGGCGCGCGCTTCCGCGCCGAGCTCGGCCTCACCGATGCCGACGGCCGCTACCGGCTGCTCGTCGCGAGCAACACGGTGACCGCGCCGATGGACGCGCCCTCCGCGCGCTGGGACGAGGAGTGGGTGGGTGTCAGCCGCGAAGTCTGGGAGCAGATCGAGCGCATGCCCCGGCCCTTCCCGGGCTCGGTGGCCGGCTGGGACCAGTTCCGCCGCGATCTCGCGCGCCTGGGCGCCGAGCGGGTCGGCGCCTCCGAGCGCCTGTCGGCCGCCGCGCCCGGCAGCGCCGCGGGGAAGCGCTCGTGA